In Listeria monocytogenes, the following proteins share a genomic window:
- the inlB gene encoding GW domain-containing class 2 internalin InlB translates to MKEKHNPRRKHCLISGLAIIFSLWIIIGNGAKVQAETITVPTPIKQIFPDDAFAETIKDNLKKKSVTDLVAQNELNGIDQIIANNSDIKSIQGIQYLPNVTKLFLNGNKLTDIKPLANSKNLGWLFLDENKIKDLSSLKDLKKLKSLSLEHNGISDINGLVHLPQLESLYLGNNKLTDITILSRLTQLDTLSLEDNEISDIVPLSGLTKLQNLYLSKNHISDLRALAGLKNLDVLELFSQECLNKSINHQTNLVVPNTVKNIDGSLVTPEIISDDGDYEKPNVKWHLPEFINEVSFVFYQPVTVGKAKARFHGRVTQPLKEVYTVSYDVDGTVIKTKVEAGTRITAPKPPTKQGYVFKGWYTEKNGGHEWNFSTDYMSGNDFTLYAMFKAETTEKAVNLTRYVKYIRGNAGIYKLPREDNSLKQGTLASHRCKALTVDREARNGSELWYRLKNIGWTKAENLSLDRYDKIEYDKGVTAYARVKNAPGNAVWTKPYNTAGATLVNKLSVYQGKNMRILREAKTPITTWYQFSIDGKVIGWVDTRALNTFYKQSMEIPIQLTRYVSANKGNEAYYKVPVVDSPIKWGTLTKYKNQTLIVDRTATVEGQLWYRIRTSSTFIGWTKATNLSTQK, encoded by the coding sequence GTGAAAGAAAAGCACAACCCAAGAAGGAAACATTGTTTAATCTCAGGTTTAGCCATTATTTTTAGTTTATGGATAATTATTGGAAACGGGGCGAAAGTACAAGCGGAGACTATCACTGTGCCAACGCCAATCAAGCAAATTTTTCCAGATGATGCTTTTGCAGAAACTATCAAAGACAATTTAAAGAAAAAAAGTGTGACGGATCTAGTGGCACAAAATGAATTAAATGGTATAGATCAAATCATTGCGAATAATAGTGATATTAAATCCATTCAAGGAATTCAGTATTTACCCAATGTGACAAAGTTATTTTTAAACGGGAATAAACTAACAGATATAAAGCCCTTAGCAAACTCGAAAAATTTAGGATGGCTTTTTTTAGACGAAAATAAAATTAAAGACCTAAGTTCGCTCAAGGATTTAAAAAAATTAAAATCACTTTCTTTGGAGCATAATGGTATAAGTGATATAAATGGACTTGTTCATTTACCGCAACTGGAAAGTTTGTATTTGGGAAATAATAAACTAACGGATATAACGATTCTTTCACGTTTAACTCAACTGGATACTTTATCTCTTGAAGATAACGAAATTAGTGATATTGTGCCACTTTCAGGTTTAACTAAATTGCAGAACCTATATTTAAGTAAGAATCACATAAGCGATTTAAGAGCGTTAGCAGGGCTTAAAAATCTGGATGTTTTAGAATTATTTAGCCAAGAATGTTTGAATAAATCTATTAATCATCAAACGAATCTAGTTGTTCCGAACACAGTAAAAAACATTGATGGGTCGCTTGTTACTCCAGAAATAATAAGTGATGATGGCGATTATGAAAAACCGAATGTCAAATGGCATTTACCAGAATTTATAAATGAAGTAAGTTTTGTTTTCTATCAACCAGTCACTGTTGGAAAAGCAAAAGCACGATTTCATGGGAGAGTAACCCAACCACTGAAAGAGGTTTACACAGTAAGTTATGATGTTGATGGAACGGTAATAAAAACAAAAGTAGAGGCAGGGACGCGAATAACTGCACCTAAACCTCCGACCAAACAAGGCTATGTTTTTAAAGGCTGGTATACTGAAAAAAATGGTGGACATGAGTGGAATTTTAGTACGGATTATATGTCCGGAAACGATTTTACTTTGTACGCGATGTTTAAAGCGGAAACGACTGAAAAAGCGGTGAACTTAACACGCTATGTTAAATATATTCGCGGGAATGCGGGAATCTACAAACTTCCAAGAGAAGATAACTCGCTTAAACAAGGAACGCTAGCCTCGCACCGCTGTAAAGCTTTAACTGTTGATAGAGAAGCGCGAAATGGCAGTGAATTATGGTACAGGTTAAAAAATATTGGCTGGACCAAAGCTGAAAATCTTTCCTTAGACCGTTACGATAAAATAGAATATGACAAAGGTGTTACTGCTTATGCAAGAGTAAAAAATGCGCCAGGGAATGCAGTTTGGACGAAACCATACAATACAGCCGGCGCAACCCTCGTGAACAAGCTTTCCGTCTACCAAGGTAAAAATATGCGAATATTGCGCGAAGCCAAAACACCAATTACTACGTGGTATCAATTTAGCATTGATGGTAAAGTAATTGGTTGGGTCGATACGCGTGCACTTAACACATTTTATAAACAAAGCATGGAAATACCAATCCAATTAACTCGATACGTCAGCGCAAATAAAGGAAATGAAGCATACTATAAAGTTCCGGTAGTAGATAGCCCAATCAAATGGGGAACTTTAACCAAGTATAAAAATCAAACATTAATTGTCGATCGAACAGCCACCGTTGAAGGTCAGCTTTGGTATCGGATAAGAACTAGCTCCACCTTCATCGGTTGGACAAAAGCTACGAATTTAAGTACGCAGAAATAA
- the inlA gene encoding class 1 internalin InlA: MRRKRYVWLKSILVAILVLGSGVWINTSNGTNAQAATITQDTPINQIFTDTALAEKMKTVLGKTNVTDTVSQTDLDQVTTLQADRLGIKSIDGLEYLNNLTQINFSNNQLTDITPLKDLTKLVDILMNNNQIADITPLANLSNLTGLTLFNNQITDIDPLKNLTNLNRLELSSNTISDISALSGLTNLQQLSFGNQVTDLKPLANLTTLERLDISSNKVSDISVLAKLTNLESLIATNNQISDITPLGILTNLDELSLNGNQLKDIGTLASLTNLTDLDLANNQISNLAPLSGLTKLTELKLGANQISNISPLAGLTALTNLELNENQLEDISPISNLKNLTYLTLYFNNISDISPVSSLTKLQRLFFYNNKVSDVSSLASLTNINWLSAGHNQISDLTPLANLTRITQLGLNDQAWTNAPVNYKANVSIPNTVKNVTGALIAPATISDGGSYAEPDITWNLPSYTNEVSYTFNQSVTIGKGTTTFSGTVTQPLKAIFNAKFHVDGKETTKEVEAGNLLTEPAKPVKEGYTFVGWFDAQTGGTKWNFSTDKMPTNDIDLYAQFSINSYTATFDNDGVTTSQTVDYQGLLQEPTAPTKEGYTFKGWYDAKTGGDKWDFATSKMPAKNITLYAQYSANSYTATFDVDGKTTTQAVDYQGLLKEPKTPTKAGYTFKGWYDEKTDGKKWDFATDKMPANDITLYAQFTKNPVAPPTTGGNTPPTTNNGGNTTSPSANIPGSNTSNTSTGNSASTTSTMNAYDPYNSKEASLPTTGDSDNALYLLIGLLAVGTAVALTKKARASK; this comes from the coding sequence ATGCTCAGGCAGCTACAATTACACAAGATACTCCTATTAATCAGATTTTTACAGATACAGCTCTAGCGGAAAAAATGAAGACGGTCTTAGGAAAAACGAATGTAACAGACACGGTCTCGCAAACAGATCTAGACCAAGTTACGACGCTTCAGGCGGATAGATTAGGGATAAAATCTATCGATGGATTGGAATACTTGAACAATTTAACACAAATAAATTTCAGCAATAATCAACTGACGGATATAACGCCACTTAAAGATTTAACTAAGTTAGTTGATATTTTGATGAATAATAATCAAATAGCAGATATAACTCCGCTAGCTAATTTGTCGAATCTAACTGGTTTGACTTTGTTCAACAATCAGATAACGGACATAGACCCGCTTAAAAATCTAACAAATTTAAATCGGCTAGAACTATCTAGTAACACGATTAGTGATATTAGTGCGCTTTCAGGTTTAACTAATCTACAGCAATTATCTTTTGGTAATCAAGTGACAGATTTAAAACCATTAGCTAATTTAACAACACTAGAACGACTAGATATTTCAAGTAATAAGGTGTCGGATATTAGTGTTCTGGCTAAATTAACCAATTTAGAAAGTCTTATCGCTACTAACAACCAAATAAGTGATATAACTCCACTTGGGATTTTAACAAATTTGGACGAATTATCCTTAAATGGTAACCAGTTAAAAGATATAGGCACATTGGCGAGTTTAACAAACCTTACAGATTTAGATTTAGCAAATAACCAAATTAGTAATCTAGCACCACTGTCGGGTCTAACAAAACTAACTGAGTTAAAACTGGGAGCTAACCAAATAAGTAACATCAGTCCCCTAGCTGGTCTAACCGCACTCACTAACTTAGAGCTAAATGAAAATCAGTTAGAAGATATTAGCCCAATTTCTAACCTGAAAAATCTCACATATTTAACGTTATACTTTAATAATATAAGTGATATAAGCCCAGTTTCTAGTTTAACAAAGCTTCAAAGATTATTTTTCTATAATAACAAGGTAAGTGACGTAAGCTCGCTTGCGAGTTTAACCAATATTAATTGGCTTTCGGCTGGGCATAACCAAATTAGCGACCTTACACCATTGGCTAATTTAACAAGAATTACCCAATTAGGGTTGAATGATCAAGCATGGACAAATGCACCAGTAAACTACAAAGCAAATGTATCCATTCCAAACACGGTGAAAAATGTGACTGGCGCTTTGATTGCACCAGCTACTATTAGCGATGGCGGTAGTTACGCAGAACCTGATATAACATGGAACTTACCTAGTTATACCAATGAAGTAAGTTATACCTTTAACCAATCTGTCACTATTGGAAAAGGAACGACAACATTTAGTGGAACTGTGACGCAGCCACTTAAGGCAATTTTTAATGCTAAGTTTCATGTGGACGGCAAAGAAACAACCAAAGAAGTGGAAGCTGGGAATTTATTGACTGAACCAGCTAAGCCTGTAAAAGAAGGTTATACATTTGTTGGGTGGTTTGATGCCCAAACCGGCGGAACTAAATGGAATTTCAGTACGGATAAAATGCCGACAAATGACATCGATTTATATGCGCAATTTAGTATTAACAGCTACACAGCAACGTTTGATAATGACGGTGTAACAACATCTCAAACAGTAGATTATCAAGGCTTGCTACAAGAACCTACGGCACCAACAAAAGAAGGTTATACTTTCAAAGGCTGGTATGACGCAAAAACTGGCGGTGACAAGTGGGATTTTGCAACTAGTAAAATGCCTGCTAAAAACATCACCTTATATGCTCAATATAGCGCCAATAGCTATACAGCAACCTTTGATGTTGATGGAAAAACAACGACTCAAGCAGTAGACTATCAAGGACTTCTAAAAGAACCAAAAACGCCAACAAAAGCCGGATATACTTTCAAAGGTTGGTATGACGAAAAAACAGATGGTAAAAAATGGGATTTTGCGACAGATAAAATGCCAGCAAATGATATTACGCTGTACGCTCAATTCACGAAAAATCCTGTGGCACCACCAACAACTGGAGGGAACACTCCGCCGACTACAAATAACGGAGGGAACACTACATCACCTTCCGCAAATATACCTGGAAGCAACACATCTAACACATCAACTGGGAATTCAGCTAGCACAACAAGTACAATGAACGCTTATGACCCTTATAATTCAAAAGAAGCTTCACTCCCTACAACTGGCGATAGCGATAATGCGCTCTACCTGTTGATAGGGTTATTAGCAGTAGGAACTGCAGTGGCTCTTACTAAAAAAGCACGTGCTAGTAAATAG